The sequence ACAGGGATAAGTTTTTTGATATTACGTAAGGCGCTGGCATTAATTTCAGGTTTATATAACCCTTTTTCACCGGCGTAACCGCAGCATTCAATTCCCGCAGGTTTTAACACTTGAGCAGAGCAGGCATTGGCAATTGCTTGCATCTTAGGTTCAAGTTTCATCTTACGGGCACTACAGCCTAAATGCAGGGCAACATTGACCTTTTTACTGATGTTAAGTTTGTTAAGTAGGTTGTCATGCATAAATTCGACAAGGTCGATAATTTGCACTTTAGGATTACCTGTTAAGGTTCTGTAGGTACAACTTAACGCATCAACCAGTACAGGCAACTTGCCGCCATTGGTCATTTTACTCACTGCATCGATAAGCTCTTGGCGTTTGGCATCGGCGTTTTTAAAGTCGCCTTTTGATTCCCACATTTGGCCACAGCATAAGTCGCGTGTTTTTTCTGGCGTGATGACGTTATAGCCAGCGCGTTCCAGTAGCGTCACAACGACTTCTGGTAGAGTGCGGTTATCGGGATCTTTTGGTGTTGGGCCAAAGGTTCTGCCGCCACATGCAGGGAAGTAAACCACGGTTTCTTGGCCGGCTTTAGCTGGTGATGGTTTTGGCAGTTTGCCGCCTTTCGGGAAATCAGGATTCCAATAGGGCACTTCTTTTGAAATTAAACGGCCGGTTTTCATCAGCGCACCAGTAATGCCATCGCCGGTGATCTTGTGGATCACGCCAAGCATGTCAAAACCTGTGCTGATCACTTGGTTAACTGCGCCAAAGTGTTTAGCTTGGAAATCTAATACTTTTTGCTCTGTGGTGGTGATATAAGGCGTGCGCAGTTTACGCACCAGTTGACCCATGCTGTTATCAACGGGACAGGCAATAGTACAAAGCTGACAAGCGGCGCAGGTATCTACTACATCATATTTTGCGGCGGCTCGCATTTCGGCTGCAGCAGCTTTATCACCGGACTGCTCTAAACGCTCAATTTCACGCAGGGTGGCAATACGCTGACGTGGTGAGAAGTTAAGGGCTGATGTCGGGCAGGTTTTTTCACAGAAACCACATTCAATACATTTATCGACAAAATCATCGACCACTGGGCAAGGCTTGATGTTTTTAACGTGGACATTGCTATCATCGTTAAGAATAACGCCAGGGTTTAGAATACCTTGTGGATCAAATATCTGCTTGATGCTCTTCATCAAAGTGTAAGCATCTTGTCCCCATTCCTTTTCAACGAACGGCGCAACAGCACGGCCAGTGCCATGCTCGGCTTTCATTGAACCGTCGTATTTGTTAATCACCATATCGGCAATATCATCCATAAAGGCATGGAAACGATCGATATCGGCTTGAGTCGAGAAAGTGGGGGTAATAATAAAGTGGAAGTTACCTGCTAACGCATGGCCATAGATACAGCCTTCAGGGTAACCATGCTTATGGAAAAGCTCTGTGATATCGTGCGCCGCAGCCGCAAGGTGCTCTAGTTCAAAGGCTACGTCTTCGATAATAACTGAGGTTCCCTTTGGACGTTCACCGCCAACAATCGGGAATAATCCTTTGCGCATTGCCCAATATTTGTCATAAACCGCAGGATTAGTACTAAATTCCATCGGGCGAATAAAGTCAAAACCTGCAAGTTTTGCAGTAACATCTTGGGTATAGTTTTCGAGCGTTTGAGCATCATCA is a genomic window of Shewanella putrefaciens containing:
- a CDS encoding FAD-binding and (Fe-S)-binding domain-containing protein, which codes for MSINYKLVIDDLRTQLGDHPVTDDPVRRFAWSTDASYFRIVPEVVVHAETLEQVKLTLAVARKHNAPVTFRAAGTSLSGQAIGEGILLILGHDGFRKIEVSSDAKQITLGAAVIGSDANAVLAPLNRKIGPDPATIGSAKIGGIVANNASGMCCGTAQNSYQTIASAKLLFADGTELDTGCEKSKAAFVQSHGKILEALTELSHMTRHNTVLADRIRKKYSIKNTTGYGINSLLDFTDPFDIINHLMVGMEGTLAFINEVTYHTVNEAKFKASAMAVFHNMEDAARAIPLINGESVSAAELLDWPSIKAVTGKPGMPDWLSELPALSAILLIESRADDAQTLENYTQDVTAKLAGFDFIRPMEFSTNPAVYDKYWAMRKGLFPIVGGERPKGTSVIIEDVAFELEHLAAAAHDITELFHKHGYPEGCIYGHALAGNFHFIITPTFSTQADIDRFHAFMDDIADMVINKYDGSMKAEHGTGRAVAPFVEKEWGQDAYTLMKSIKQIFDPQGILNPGVILNDDSNVHVKNIKPCPVVDDFVDKCIECGFCEKTCPTSALNFSPRQRIATLREIERLEQSGDKAAAAEMRAAAKYDVVDTCAACQLCTIACPVDNSMGQLVRKLRTPYITTTEQKVLDFQAKHFGAVNQVISTGFDMLGVIHKITGDGITGALMKTGRLISKEVPYWNPDFPKGGKLPKPSPAKAGQETVVYFPACGGRTFGPTPKDPDNRTLPEVVVTLLERAGYNVITPEKTRDLCCGQMWESKGDFKNADAKRQELIDAVSKMTNGGKLPVLVDALSCTYRTLTGNPKVQIIDLVEFMHDNLLNKLNISKKVNVALHLGCSARKMKLEPKMQAIANACSAQVLKPAGIECCGYAGEKGLYKPEINASALRNIKKLIPVDIKEGYYANRMCEVGLTQHSGISYRHLAYLLEECSR